The following proteins come from a genomic window of Rhinoraja longicauda isolate Sanriku21f chromosome 4, sRhiLon1.1, whole genome shotgun sequence:
- the LOC144592934 gene encoding transmembrane protein 200A-like, with amino-acid sequence MIATGGILRIAARRQDSSRSSNRVKRKKKVKKKCKNDVVVVKGKLKLFSVSGLIAAFGILVLLVGIAMAMMGYWPMDSDIFKTITVQSYNTTNSTKLETTTLEVISTFLASYLHSEKLKVLGPLIMGIGIFLFICANAVLHENRDRKTKVINLRDIYSTVIDAHNLRTKDSGPFNGFINYVQSKSMDNLKSPDSFCAAMLAKSTWQTPSSNTVKATDPKENAVKKHCDSGINLQQQISKERKTLSDTVYSICRDRIRMNDRTQMPKMCGTKSIVPSSINAFTLPVIKLNNCVLEEGYARSGKNGNKTQPSEKCNETSQECESDASEQIGTPKCISAAVIISSDDLEDNVQDTETSNTSWLNNNQSMSDKNSHNSSSKVRQVSPASFQREVGSNISLHSLPPHPELLNHDDYPSPSTLPSEEIDQSCADLDCANIKGYAILGESGSFKSVHLLPEAINESNDCTECPNKDNTEENIKSSNESSVDKPQQCVQREYTKEEKLLMISGSHCTLRINNDEFDNI; translated from the coding sequence ATGATAGCAACAGGAGGGATTCTTCGCATTGCAGCCAGGAGACAAGATTCCTCTCGATCCTCTAATCGTGTTAAACGAAAAAAGAAGGtgaaaaagaaatgcaaaaatgaTGTGGTGGTGGTCAAAGGCAAATTAAAGCTGTTTTCTGTTTCGGGATTAATTGCTGCATTTGGAATCCTGGTTCTGTTGGTTGGGATTGCAATGGCGATGATGGGCTACTGGCCAATGGACAGTGACATTTTTAAGACGATCACAGTACAATCTTACAATACTACTAACAGCACAAAGTTGGAGACAACAACATTGGAGGTTATTTCTACATTTTTAGCAAGCTACTTGCATTCTGAAAAACTGAAGGTTTTAGGACCCTTAATAATGGGAATTGGAATATTTTTGTTTATCTGTGCCAACGCAGTTCTTCATGAaaacagagacaggaagactaaggTTATTAATCTAAGAGACATCTATTCTACAGTTATAGACGCACACAATTTGAGGACAAAGGATTCGGGCCCTTTTAATGGTTTTATCAACTATGTGCAGTCCAAAAGCATGGATAATCTCAAATCTCCTGATTCCTTTTGTGCAGCAATGCTAGCCAAAAGTACCTGGCAGACACCCAGTAGCAATACTGTAAAGGCAACAGACCCAAAAGAAAATGCAGTTAAAAAGCACTGCGATTCTGGAATAAACTTGCAGCAACAAATCTCCAAAGAAAGAAAGACATTATCAGATACTGTGTACAGTATTTGCAGAGACAGAATCAGGATGAATGACAGGACCCAAATGCCTAAAATGTGTGGCACTAAGTCAATTGTCCCTTCCTCCATTAATGCATTCACACTGCCTGTCATCAAACTGAACAACTGTGTTCTAGAAGAGGGTTATGCAAGAAGTGGAAAAAATGGGAACAAAACACAACCTTCAGAAAAATGTAATGAAACTTCACAAGAATGTGAGAGCGATGCCTCTGAACAGATTGGAACTCCCAAATGCATTTCGGCAGCTGTAATCATAAGCAGCGATGACCTTGAAGATAATGTTCAGGACACAGAGACTTCAAATACCTCATGGTTAAATAATAACCAATCAATGTCTGACAAAAACTCTCACAATTCCTCTTCCAAAGTGAGACAGGTTTCTCCTGCTTCCTTTCAGAGAGAAGTTGGATCcaatatttccctccacagtttgCCACCTCACCCTGAACTTCTGAATCACGATGACTATCCTTCTCCATCCACATTGCCGAGTGAAGAGATAGATCAAAGCTGCGCAGATTTAGATTGTGCCAACATTAAGGGCTACGCAATATTGGGTGAAAGCGGTTCTTTTAAGTCTGTTCACTTACTACCAGAAGCCATAAACGAATCCAATGATTGTACAGAGTGTCCTAATAAAGACAACACTGAAGAAAACATAAAATCAAGTAATGAATCAAGTGTGGACAAACCTCAGCAATGTGTGCAAAGAGAGTACACAAAGGAAGAGAAGTTGCTCATGATTTCGGGTTCACATTGTACCCTAAGAATAAACAACGATGAATTTGATAATATTTAG